In Haematobia irritans isolate KBUSLIRL chromosome 1, ASM5000362v1, whole genome shotgun sequence, a genomic segment contains:
- the LOC142221412 gene encoding uncharacterized protein LOC142221412 has product MVNKVISHILNKRLSDFVNPSWRNEQAGFRTRRSCVDSVNTIRIIVEQSVECKRVQKNNPINMLASLYDGATCRIRHEQQLSDQIKVEEDVRQGCVLLPLLFNILLDVIMSRVSQSHRGITWGLQGNLCDPDYADEICLIANKGIGFQGMLNDLN; this is encoded by the coding sequence atggtcaacaAAGTAATATCACATATCCTAAATAAGCGGCTATCAGACTTTGTGAATCCAAGCTGGAGAAACGAACAAGCTGGCTTTAGAACGCGTCGATCTTGCGTCGACTCTGTCAATACTATACGAATAATAGTCGAACAATCCGTTGAGTGTAAGAGAGTTCAAAAAAATAATCCGATTAATATGTTAGCTAGCCTGTACGACGGGGCAACTTGCCGAATACGACACGAACAACAACTTAGTGACCAAATAAAAGTTGAGGAAGACGTACGCCAAGGATGTGTCCTCTTACCACTCCTCTTCAACATACTTCTCGATGTAATAATGTCACGAGTATCTCAGAGTCATAGAGGAATAACCTGGGGACTACAAGGAAACCTCTGCGATCCCGACTACGCCGACGAAATTTGCCTTATTGCGAATAAGGGCATCGGATTCCAAGGAATGCTGAACGATCTAAATTAA